The following coding sequences are from one Nicotiana tomentosiformis chromosome 3, ASM39032v3, whole genome shotgun sequence window:
- the LOC104110231 gene encoding transcription factor BEE 1-like, with protein sequence MADHFINSPFSLFNIDSSMDFMNQFPEIINPCSSELSSFNLQSSMEFSHENVFTQVAEFPGNLQEYFQENFHQDDKINASVVPCDMVPINESKKRKTIDTPESSSAYSSPAVSANGTKRSSKRRGNRVKSSDEKEEEKSKEVVHVRAKRGQATDSHSLAERVRRGKINEKLRCLQDIVPGCYKTMGMAGMLDEITNYVQSLQNQVEFLSMKLTAASSYYDFNSESDIRVSMQRAKAFEALKMQKSKKELGCEGLSSNQAGPYDHNFGSYPLLPYKN encoded by the exons ATGGCTGATCATTTTATTAATTCACCATTTTCTCTATTTAATATTGATTCGAGTATGGATTTCATGAACCAGTTTCCAGAGATAATCAACCCTTGTTCCTCTGAATTGTCAAGCTTCAATTTACAGAGCTCAATGGAATTTTCCCATGAAAATGTTTTCACTCAAGTAGCTGAATTTCCAGGAAATTTACAGgaatattttcaagaaaattttcatCAAGATGATAAGATTAATGCCTCAGTAGTACCTTGCGATATGGTGCCTATCAATGAAAGCAAAAAGAGGAAAACAATTGATACACCAGAAAGCAGTTCAGCATATTCATCCCCTGCAGTTTCTGCTAATGGAACTAAAAGAAGT AGTAAAAGAAGAGGAAACAGAGTGAAAAGTAGTGATGAAAAGGAAGAAGAGAAATCAAAGGAAGTGGTCCATGTTAGAGCCAAAAGAGGCCAAGCTACTGATAGTCACAGCTTAGCAGAAAGG GTTAGAAGAGGAAAAATTAATGAAAAACTTAGGTGCTTGCAAGATATTGTTCCAGGATGCTACAAG ACAATGGGCATGGCGGGAATGTTGGATGAAATAACTAATTACGTACAATCTTTGCAAAATCAAGTGGAG TTCCTTTCCATGAAGCTTACAGCAGCAAGCTCATACTACGACTTCAACTCAGAGTCGGACATTCGCGTGTCAATGCAG AGAGCAAAGGCATTCGAAGCACTAAAAATGCAAAAGAGCAAAAAGGAATTAGGATGTGAAGGGTTGTCTTCTAATCAAGCTGGCCCGTATGACCATAATTTTGGCAGTTATCCCCTGTTGCCATACAAAAACTGA